taagGGACctaggtttcggttacggttttttaaagcttttggatccggttccagttccggtgttcagaaatgagaaaaccgcggttttaaccagatttttagaaaaccggttaaaccggtttAGATCCCtgctaaaaggtgatgacagacacaaaaaaaaaaatataaaaaatttaaaaaaaaaccacacatcaatgtaaaatcaatacattcatcggaacactcagaatctaaaaataataaattcattttatttaattaactcaataaattaaaaaataaaaaccatatgaaaataatataataaatttattgttttcaaaacattaattagcTTGGCGGGCCAACAAAAAACCCATGGCGGGCCGGAATTGACTCGCGGGCTGTAGATTGGAGACCCCTGGTCTATGCtcataccacagaatagatgaaatagatttaatttattctgtgtTCATACCGCAAAACAATATGCTTATACCATTGCTCTGTACTGGTATATAGTTGATGTTGGTCACAGATACTGGGTAGAATCTGTCCGTGATATAAATTGGTTATGTGATATGCGTTATCATAAAAAAGACGCAAAAGACAGACATGTGACTACATTTAGTCGTGCGATAACTGCGATGTACCACTGACTGACGAGGGACGAGTGCAAAACTGCAAACTGCAAACTGCAAAACTGCAAACTGCACTGAACGAACCGATATTTCGTCAGACGGAAGTCATAGCAAGACGCAATCatgaaagataaaatattttttgccaaaaacaaaGCTTCGAAATGTCCTAACAATCGCCGCGGGAGACTCATTATTCGAAATCTTCCGTTTACAGTGAGTGTTCAAGATCCATCAAATTATTTCTGACTGTGacattataacgttatattttttatgaaattattgatgtataatgaCTGAGATATGTAACTGTTTTATACTGTTTATAGACAGATGAAGAGCaattaaaagaacatttttctaaatttggtgaaataaatgatattaaGCTTCTACGAAAACCTGATGGAAAACTTATTGGTTGTggttttgtacaatttattgttaaacaaaATGCTGCTAAAGCAATTGCTCATACCAGTGGCAAAGACTTTGGTGGTAAGTTTATCATctgttattaatatgtaatatttatacctaaaagGTATTTGTATAACCAAAAAATGAGAAGTTAACAATACTTCAAATACTTGCAAAGCTTATAAAAGTTTTCTCTATGTTTGattcattaattatacttaatttcatTCCTAATCTCATGTTTATCTATATGAATGTTTAAACTTGTATGGTGactatttttctttttgttaattagtaataatataatatgttgtaggtacctaagtattattaattaccttaattttgttaaatattcaaaGGTCGATCTATTGTTGTTGATTGGGCTATACCAAAAAACAAGTATGAAACTATTCATACTACCaaagaaaaagaagaaaatatcTCTGTTAAAGAAGAAAATATTGAAGAGGCTATTGTTGAAGATCAAGAAGAAATTAAAGAAGATTTATCTAATGATCAAGACAATATAGAAGAATCTTCCAAAACTGTTGAAGATTATCTTACTCTTGACACAATAAAAGATGAGGATGACAATTTAGTCGATTTTGAGACTACATATATTGAGtgagttatacaattatattgaattatcaaGTACCTAACTCACAAATAATGAacacttataattttagaaatgatGTCAAACAGAAAAGAGAAAATACTGATGACAACGAATCTGTAATTTCTACATCAAacaaaaaacgttttaaatctCATGATGTTAAAGAAggtttaacagttttttttaagaatgtttCATTTAGTGTTAACAATGATGAACTGAAGCGATTTGTTAAAGAACGATTTGGACCAATTTATTATGCACTTGTTTGCGTGGATCGCTTAACAGAACATTCTAAAGGAACAGCATTTGTAAAATTCAGGGTAAATGTTAgcattaattataactttttataagaacaatttgGTCTTAATATATGTAAATGTGAAACAAGTAAATTATGCAAGGTtcgtaaaacattatttgttatttaaaaatggtttcaaTGAATGCATTagctataaacatttaaattgtaataaaaatagtattaatatttatttgaatttattattaggaTTCTAGCAGCGTAGAAGCTTGTATGTCTAGTTCTCCTGAAGAGCTAACTCTTAATGGATCTACTATGGAACCGCAAATGGCAATCGATAAAGAAgttctagataaaaataaagatgacAAAGTCACCCATAAAGATAACAGgaatttgtatttaatcaaagaaggaggtatatattttttataagccttGGTATATGCCTTTTTATATGCCTGGTTGCATGAacaatcactaaatatttaacaaattaatagtaAGCTAATGGTctcttaaacatgatttagtggccATTCAGGGCAGGGACACCTGAATGGaatgagaaaatattttaacttgaactattcaaataaataatcaaatatataaatttcttccatgtctatttattttcatgattGTTTTGGCCATAATGGTGAAATTTTGAGAAACTGTTGCACTTTGGTACTGACAGAACAGTCATGAAAGTGGCAGGAATAATATTGTagggattttaattttactaatgttgacatcataataaattagaaaacagtgatatgtgataaaataatattattaattattattattatatactttgaaaATTGTGGTTGAGCTTGAGTggctaaaatattttgtattgtgattaataaattaatgaccaATGTAGTTTTTAGTTATACAAAAtaagttatgttttattatctatactaaTCATTCACATTTATCAGTGCTGGATTTAGAATTTTAAGGGCCAAGGGCAAAAAATATTGTGGACTCCTGGATCTATTCAACTTTTCTTCCTTATCCAGTATCCCCTTGACTTGTCTTCGCGCTTTAGgtaattagacatttaaaaaaaatcacatcttCATATTgactatttacaaataaataaaatatttctattatgtggaaaccataatttattaaaatatttttagtaatttttaaaatctatccTTTAAAATAAACCCAAAAGAGGTAATTTTGTGTGGGTACTTAAAAAAGCAGAGCCATTTGTCCATTATGGCTTCCTCTAAATCCAGCCCTGATCATTTATGTataaagattttatataaatgtagtgTGTGTTTGGGGTTGGGGAGCTAAGCTGCCTTCTTTTGCCGACACAAAAAGTTTTTTGCTCCTAGTAATCTAAATCTCTACGAGTGTCCTCGTGTGGCCCATGATTGgtccatacaattttattgaattattaaaacaatacgtTTTTCATGCAACCTAGCATTAGTATATCGGATGTAAACACATTGTTCTGTTGTACTACTGtctaataatgaaatttaatactTGGAATCATGTTCTAGTCATAATTGTCGGTACAGCAGCTGCAAATGGTGTATCTGTTCATGATATGAAGAAAAGACTTGAGTTGGAACAATGGAAATCTCAagttctaaaaaatttaaacatgtttGTGGCTCGTAATCGACTTATTATCCACAACTTGCCAGCAAACATGGATAATAAAACCTTAAAAGatctatttacaaaatatactcaTCCCAATGCTGTATCGAAAGTGAGTAAAGATAGcgtttatatctatttatacaccataactttaaacttattaaaaataatttccttaCTAAGGACCAACTTGAAACTTTATGCGAGTTCTACATTTTCAAGTTATAATTctcatcaattttaatttagagcTTAAATCAAGggcttaaattttgtttttttgaggGGATTTGATCCCGCCTATCTCATGCCAACTGTACCGTCTATCCATAACCTATAAACTATTGGACAGCGCTTAAAGAGAGAAGTCAAGGGTATGATTAGAGTTagcaaaaaaagaaacaaagtagtaaaatatatacagttcCTTATGTGAGCTCCTTCACTATTTTATGTTCTTTCTCAGTTATATAGCTATATGATCTCCTAGCATTGATAGCAGGGCGGAGTGGAATGCGGTATCCATTAGTTTATTGGTCTATACGTCTATAGACGTCATCAGATAAAACttctgaaaacatatttgaatttgtcatgAATAGAACGcagatttttatgcaatttcttattttttctttttcacatTTTGAGGATTTTTGTCAGTAATCTTTACGAATTCTAATAGTTTGAAGCTAATGCCAATTTTGTTGTTGGAATATTACTGCATATTTAATGGTTATTGcataattctatatattttggcaaaattcaaaatgtattgaagcaaaaatttaaaaaaatatgaaataatattttgtcaaccataaaatataacatactacACACATGCAGACTGACGGCAACGACTGTTACGAGGCCGTTTCCCCCACTTTACAACATGATATATACTAATAGTATTACTATATAACATTGCCGGTCTTGATCGTGCAATGTCGAGTAGGTGTGGGATGCGCGGATTTGGACGCCATTTGGTCGGAACACAGATTACTTCTCTTGTGCACGGAGTAAAATaggctttaataatattaaattataaattacgaaATATTTTGCTTGTTATGTAGataccaataattttaataataagttatttaatttgtttttaacacgttgactgccaCCGGCCGCCGGCGGTCACACAATTATGCATCATCTGTACGccaagtatatttttcagtgtcattccaaatttgtatattatactacatatttgaaaaaaagtttaaaaatataaaaaaaataaaaaaaatacatttattacatcaaaaaaatttgtaatgattCCCGCTACGCCATGGCACTTTTTTGGGTGCATTATTGTATCGCCATGGAAAAGTTAagaatataaaaccatattcatTTATGGCCGCCGGCGGTCATGTGGCGTAGTAGTAATGATCAACTGTGGCCGCTGGCGGtcacaaaaacatacaatttgaaatttacaaatgaCCGCCGGCGGCCACAtggcagtcaa
This portion of the Acyrthosiphon pisum isolate AL4f chromosome A1, pea_aphid_22Mar2018_4r6ur, whole genome shotgun sequence genome encodes:
- the LOC100166774 gene encoding RNA-binding protein 28, which gives rise to MKDKIFFAKNKASKCPNNRRGRLIIRNLPFTTDEEQLKEHFSKFGEINDIKLLRKPDGKLIGCGFVQFIVKQNAAKAIAHTSGKDFGGRSIVVDWAIPKNKYETIHTTKEKEENISVKEENIEEAIVEDQEEIKEDLSNDQDNIEESSKTVEDYLTLDTIKDEDDNLVDFETTYIENDVKQKRENTDDNESVISTSNKKRFKSHDVKEGLTVFFKNVSFSVNNDELKRFVKERFGPIYYALVCVDRLTEHSKGTAFVKFRDSSSVEACMSSSPEELTLNGSTMEPQMAIDKEVLDKNKDDKVTHKDNRNLYLIKEGVIIVGTAAANGVSVHDMKKRLELEQWKSQVLKNLNMFVARNRLIIHNLPANMDNKTLKDLFTKYTHPNAVSKVVVMRNLKQVDSNGVAISKEYAFVTFKQHEDALKALRSINNNPKIFNSNKRPIVAFSIENRLVLQARQRRIDKSKTSNPLFNKQQPSTSSTVENTNKTFNADNNNKNRKFNAENNNKNKKFNAENNNKNSRSTALSRKKIAELPEYTGITAKEGHMAIRSKYKLKIQSEAHQKNVKTKKKITMKKKRDLAIRNEKKREPKVKSKKKNTKNDASFSKLVNKYKNKISAPETLKKWYEA